In the genome of Caulobacter flavus, the window CTCCAGCGTCATGTCGGGGTTCACCAGGTGATACTGGGGGATCTGCTTGTAGAGCTCGAAATTGGCCCGCCAGGCCTCCTCCGACATCGGCGGCAGCGCACCCATGATCGGCTTCCACTGGGTGATCGACAGACCCGAGTCGGTCAGGCGCGTGGCGCCGCCGACGACGACCATGGCGAAGACCAGCACCGCCACGACGAGCAGCCAGATGGCGACGGGGCCGGAACGGTCGGAACGCAGGAAGGAAGTCATGAAGCCGAAAAAACGCCTGTTCTGGGCCTAAATGGGGCGGCTAGACCCCTACTCCCGCCACAGCTCCGCTGTCCATGCCCGGCCCGCGCTTAAGGGAGGTCATGACGCGGCCGAACACGCATGGCATGGTGCGCCCGCTGCGGGGGCGCAGCGCGTTCCCAGGGGGAAGTAAGATGAGCGGCGTAGGCGTGTTCAGCGCCGTTGTGATCGGCATCCTGGCCGGCTGGATCGCGGATCTGGCCCTGGCCCGTCGCCACAGCCTGTTCATCAAGCTGCTGATCGGGGTGATCGGCTCGTTCATCGGCGCCTTCATCGCCCAGCGCCTGCACCTGGCCATTCCCGGCTTTCTCGGCAGCCTCGCCGTCTCGGCCGTCGGCGCTACCCTGTTCCTGGCCGTGCTCGGCCTCTTCCGGAGATCCGCGTGAGCGCTCCCCTCGTCCCCGCGCGACTGCGCAAGCTGATCGGCTCGATCGGCGTGATCGCGATTCTGCTCGGCTGGATCTGGGCGTTCACCAGTCTCTACGACCACCTGCCGCTGAACCGCGCCGTGCACCTGATCTATTTCGTGGCGCTGGGAATGGGCTGGGTCCTGCCGGTCATCCCGCTGATCACCTGGATGGGCAAGGCCGACAGACCGCTGGACGTCGGCCAGCGCTAGTCCGGAAACGAAAAAGGCCGCCCCGAAGGGCGGCCTTTGCGTTTCTTCCGCGGTGTTCTCTCCGGAGAGAGAATGGTCGGAGCGACAGGATTCGAACCTGCGACCCCTTGACCCCCAGTCAAGTGCGCTACCAGGCTGCGCCACGCTCCGACGCGGAAGGAGCGCCCTTATAGGCGCCGCTCTTCGCCTCGGCAATCGGAAATCTGAGCGTTTTCCACAGTCCTCAAGAACGCGTCAAAAGCCCGTCCAGACGGGCCTTGATGCTGGTGAGGTCGTCCAGCGCCTCGACCAGGCGCCGGCGCTGTTCGGGGCTGGGCGCCGCCGAAACGGTCGAATCGCCGAAATCGTCGACCATGGGAGATTCGAGGAAGGCCGCGCCGTTCTGGCCCAGACCCGCGGCGATGACATGGGCCACCCCCTGCTCGCGGTGCAGCTTCTGGACGCCCTTGATGGTGTAGCCGTCGGCGTGCAGCAGCGCCCGTACGCCGTTCAGCACCGCGATGTCCTGCGGACGGTAGAATCGTCGCCCGCCGGCCCGCTTCATCGGACGGATGAACGAGAACTTGGTCTCCCAGAAACGCAGGACGTGCTGGGGGACGCCGAGCTCCTCGGCGGCCTCTGAAATCGTGCGGAAGGCGTTGGGCCCCTTCGCCACCGCA includes:
- a CDS encoding DUF2842 domain-containing protein — encoded protein: MRVSAPLVPARLRKLIGSIGVIAILLGWIWAFTSLYDHLPLNRAVHLIYFVALGMGWVLPVIPLITWMGKADRPLDVGQR
- a CDS encoding MerR family transcriptional regulator: MAKGPNAFRTISEAAEELGVPQHVLRFWETKFSFIRPMKRAGGRRFYRPQDIAVLNGVRALLHADGYTIKGVQKLHREQGVAHVIAAGLGQNGAAFLESPMVDDFGDSTVSAAPSPEQRRRLVEALDDLTSIKARLDGLLTRS
- a CDS encoding GlsB/YeaQ/YmgE family stress response membrane protein — protein: MSGVGVFSAVVIGILAGWIADLALARRHSLFIKLLIGVIGSFIGAFIAQRLHLAIPGFLGSLAVSAVGATLFLAVLGLFRRSA